The genomic region CTGAGTTGATGACAGCGATCGCGCCTTTTATCAGTGACCAGTGACCAGTGACCAGTTATCAGCGATCGTACACCACCAGCTACCAACTACCAATTATCAATTACCCACTCACTAATTTCTGATATTCCTGCTCTGTAATAAGATCGTAGTTAGTTTCGAGGCGATCGAGGAATACAATGCCGTCGAGATGGTCGAGTTCGTGTTGAAAGATTCTAGCAACGAAATCGCTCAATTCTTGCTTGTGTAACTTGCCGTAGCGATCGCTATATTCAACTTCGATCGCTCGATCTCGGGGTACGGAACCGCGAATTCCAGGGATACTCAGACAACCTTCCCATCCTTTTACACTCTCACTAGAACGAGCCGAGATTTTGGGATTAATCATCGGTGTCGGCTCCATTTCTGGAGCGTGAGGATAGCGGGGATTGGGACGGGAAGCAACAATAAAAATGCGATCGCCAACACCAACTTGCGGTGCAGCAATCCCTACACCATTCGTCTGTTTTACTGTAATTAATAAATCGTCTATAAGCTGTTGAATTTGCGGCTCGTCAATGTTTTCCACAAACTCAGCTTGACTTCGCAAAATCGGATTACCAAGTTGAATGATTTCCATTGTTATCAGTTATCAGTTATCAGTTATCAGTGGAGAATGGGGTGTAGGGTTGAGTTGTGACTTACGACTTACGACTTACGACTTCATCCTTCTTGTTGTACGGGTAAATTAGCCAACTTCACAGATAGCTGTGCGGTTTTGCCATTGCGTTGAACTTGGACGGAAACTTGGGTTCCTACAGAACTTTGTTCGACTATCTGTTGTACTTGGTCTGTTTTCGATACGGGTTGATTGTTAATTGACTGAATGACATCTCCACTTCTGATCCCTGCTGCGGCTGCGGGAGAGTTAGGCACGACTCTAACTACTAATA from Chroococcidiopsis sp. SAG 2025 harbors:
- the def gene encoding peptide deformylase, translating into MEIIQLGNPILRSQAEFVENIDEPQIQQLIDDLLITVKQTNGVGIAAPQVGVGDRIFIVASRPNPRYPHAPEMEPTPMINPKISARSSESVKGWEGCLSIPGIRGSVPRDRAIEVEYSDRYGKLHKQELSDFVARIFQHELDHLDGIVFLDRLETNYDLITEQEYQKLVSG